The Oncorhynchus clarkii lewisi isolate Uvic-CL-2024 chromosome 12, UVic_Ocla_1.0, whole genome shotgun sequence genome segment AGTCTGTTGCcatattgatttattttatttaacctttatttaactaggcaagtcagttaagaacaaattcttatttacaatgacggtccaAATGTGGAATCCCTACCCTTGCCGATATCATGGACAGTAATGGTTTGAGAACATTCCAAGATTTGaaagatacatacacattaccaggcAACTCCTTTTTTCTATATTTACAACTTAGTACCTGAACCCCCCTCCCCATGTGATCTGTATAAATGGGAAGTACATTTAATATAACAGCCTTttcaaattcaatattggtgaacaagttctacttaaaatatcagaGATGCAAAAGGAACTCATTTTGTGGAACGACCCTACTAAGGAAACGTATAGGTTCCTCCTATACCTACAGTATCCCTACCGTCAAATAACACAGATTCAATGTACAGGAGCCATTTAGTGGCCCAGCACTTCCCAGCGCAACGCACCCACAGAACCCCAGGCCTATCTCACTGATGATAGTGTTATGGGGCTGCAGGGGCTATTTATAGCCAGCCCTGTGACTGTGAGTACGCTGGCCATGCTAGGTGGATTCCAGTGGTATGCTCAGCTCCAGTACAACCCAACCAGCACCTGCTGCTAGAGCTAACTGCCACGCCGTCGTTTCAGCTCCCACTGGGCCTGGACCACATAGCCCCAGGCCAAACCtcaggaggagagaaaagaaggTCAGACAGTCATCCAGTCATCCATTTATTTTGGTTGGCCTGGTGATTTGTTTGTGTCTTTCTATTTTTGTTACATTTGAGATCTCTTGACATTTAAAGGCGTATGGTTCTTTTGTTTCAGGTTTTGTTGGAGGAGGATTTGACTGGAGTGGTGGTTGATGTGTGAAGAGTTTTAGGATCTGGTCAGAGGGCTCAGGCTGACATGACATGAGGGGGGCCTCCTTCTAGTACACATGAAGGTAACTGTAGATCATAGACGTCTTAATGGAAGTGTCAGATGGTCTCACTTTTGCAGACACTTTCAACAAGCACTATCTTCTACAAACACACGttcaactggagaattcctaCAGGTCAGATACCTTCAGATTCTCACCTAATAACTGCATTTTCACAAAATGTCACAACCCTGATAGAGGTTTCAAAGATAATGTAGATAATATACATTTACTATTAAAATACCcagatacattttatttgatacttttacatttagaaaaaaaaaatagattagGAACTAAGATAAGGGAAATTAGGCAGTGATagagtgatgctgagactcagatttttctatttaaaatgtatgtcaaacaaaaaccaatgattgcaaagttaaacaaaccatacaaccaCAGttccagtcaaacgtttggacacccctactcattcaagggtttttctttatttttactattttctacattgtagaataataaggaagacatcaaaactatgaaataacacatggaatcatgtagtaaccaaaaaagtgttaaacaaatccaaatatatttgagattcttcaaagtagcctccctttgccttgatgacagctttgcacacttttggcattctctcaaccaccttcatgaggaatgcttttccagaaGTCTTGAAGGAAtccccacatatgctaagcacttgttggctgcctgTCCttgactctgcggtccaactcatcctaaaccatctcaattaggtagaggtcgggtgattgtggaggccaggtcatttgatgcagcactctatcactctccttcctggtcaaataacccttacgcagcctgggggtgtgttttgggtcattgtcctgttgaaaaacaaattatagtcccactaagcacaaaccagatgggatggcgtatccctacagaatgctgtggtagccatgcttgttaagtgtgccttgaattctaaataaatcactgacagtgtcaccagcaaagcattcCCAcactcacacctcctcctccatgtttcacggtgggaaccacatatgcagagatcatccgttcacctactctgcgtctcagaaagacacggcggttggaaccaaacatctcaaatttggactcatcagaccaaaggacagatttccaccagtgtaaagtccattgcttgtgtttcttggcccaagcaagtctcttcttcttaatggtgtcctttagtagtggtttctttggagCAATTttaccatgaagacctgattcacgcagtctcctctgaacagcatttatttgaggctataactctaatgaacttatcctctgcagcagagataactctgggtcttcttttcctgtggcggtcctcataagagccagtttcatcatagcgctttatggtttttgcaactgcacttgaagaaacttaaaaagttcttgaaattttccgcattgactgacctttatgtcttaaagtaatgaatgactgtcgtttctcttcacttatttgagctgttcttgccataatatggacttggtcttttatcaaataaggctatattctgtataccaccccaaccttgtcacaacacaactgattggctcaaacgcattaagaaagaaagaaattccacaaattaacaaggcacacctgttaaatgaaatgcattccaggtgactacctcatgaagctgattgagagaacgccaagagtgtgcaaagctgtcatcaaggaaaagggtggctactttgaatttatagaatttgatttgtttaacacttttgtggttgttacatgattccatatgtgttatttcatagttgtgatgtcttcactattattctacaatgtagaaaatagtcaaaataaagaaaaacccttgaatgagttggtgtgtccaaacttttgactggcactgtatatactgacaTTCACAAGAACTACTTACAAAATTGTTGTTACCAACTGTTcttgcactgttcttcaagtaaaggtgtttttgtaaaaaaaattttttagaaATGGTTAAAAGTAATCCTTGTGCATACACTTGTATGGTTTAACTTTGCAATtattggtttttgtttgacatacatttgaAAAATCTtagtctcagcatcactctgttagCATTGAATTGCCCATAAACAAAACTTGATTAAAAACTGTGTAGTTGCATGTTAGGATGTAATTTCATCTCATTCAAAGACATCAACATTTAAAATTTGAATAATAATGTTTTTTCTTTCTGTAATTCTGATTTACGTTGACTGAATCAAGCCTTGAACCCTGAAGAACTATTAAGTGTGACTTAGAAAGTAAGACAGCATCCTACACCGCATTTAAAATAGAGCACTGTGGCAGTAGAGAGATGTCAGAATAACCTCTCCATGTGATATCattgacgaggaggaggaggacaaggacaTTGGCGCCAACTGATGACGTCAGCAATTCGACTAGTTCCTACTGCGCTGCCCTATGTTCACTAAGTGATTTTGGCGAGGTGGAAGAACCAAATGACAAACCGTGTCCTGAGCCCCAACCTCTAGTCTCAGCCCCGTTAACACCCCCTTTATCTCAAGTTAGTGATGCTGCTCTACTGCCTGAGCCCTGTataaccaacctgacagaggagggagagagtacaGACGGGTCAGGTGAAACATCAGATAAAACTTCTGGGATACCTTAAGGGGCACTGTCGCTGGGGCCCTCCCTGATACTGACACCAATGAGGGGCTCTGATCCTCTCAACCCAGATTCTCCTCCAAGACTATTTTGATCAGACCAAAAGTAAACCAATACAACCAGGACAGGGGACGAGAACACTTGGGCAGAAAGCCAAATGAGGATTCCACAACATATGGTAGAAAGCAGGAAAAGGGTCCCAGTATCTGTGGTACTGAAAGTAAACTCCttagcagcccccccccccccctgacggtggtcaggaggatgagggggaggggctGGGGCTGGACTGCATGGGGGCCAGCAATAGAGAGGAGCAGACTGAGCTGTCACTCAGAGCCAGGAATAGAAAAGCGCCTGCAAGCTGCATCTCGACACTCACAGTCGGCGAGCTGCAGTCAGGAATCCCGGCGTGTTGTTATTCAGAGTGTTCCCTCGCAACCGGGCAGCAACAccaacggcagagacctcccggATCCCAGAGCTTGCCAACGGACAGCCATCAAGACACCTGGAGATTCAGTCTGCTCCCTCAGAAACGCTGTAGAAGCACCTGGCGGCTCCAAGGGGTTCTACAACACAGCGGTGAGCCATCCACCATGTCCACCAAGTTCTATAAGGCAGACAGAGACCTGGCCTTCAGCAAACACTACTGCCCCCAGGCAGACTATTTGGATGTCTACAACTCCAGCTGTAGGTCCTTGACCCAGCCGTCTCCAGTCAGCGATTGGTCAGAAGATGATATCTCCCTCCAGCAGTCCTCGGTTGTCTCAGCTAACATCCAAAGCACAACAGCATGCTCAGAAACTGGCAGCTTCGAATGCATTGATGTGGCTATGGAAAACCAGGGTGAGGTGTACAGGGGGGGAACAAAAACTGTTCCCAAGAGGCAAATCCAACTGAAGAGACGTAACACGGCGGAATCACAAGACAGTGATAAGGGAGAGGTGACAAATGAAGCCCAATGTACACCCAGTACAGCCAGCCACCGCAGGGACATGTTCATGCGTCAGCACAGCACCCCAGCAACTTTCCACCAGGAGTCACATGGGATGGAGTCGGAGAACAGGACAGCTCAGGCCGAGCGAAAACAGAGGCTCCAGAAGTCGATGTCCCTGGACGAGACCTCCACAAAAACCAAAATGGCCTCCTGTATCATCAAGAGTGTCCTGTCGAAGAAGATGCAGTGTGAGCTGAATCTACAAAACAAAACTGAAGTGAACGAAGGAGCCTTCGCACCTCTGGAGGTCCAGAATAACGGTAAGAACTGTCACCAGAGCCCTCTGGCAGCCAAAGAGATCAACACAACTGATATGGGCTCTGTTGATTCACATAGACAGAGTCACTCTATCCAATACCATCAGGTTGCGAGCGCTAAAACACACCAAAAGTCGCTTTACAAACAGAACTCCGTTTCACTCGTGAGCAGCTTTGGAGGGTCTGAGTTTCAGAGCACCAGCACTAAGAGGGCTGAAATAGCCTCCACTCTGGAAAGTGAGGAAATAGAAAGGCAAAACCCCAGGGATGGGGCTCTGCCGTACGCTAACCGGAGCCCAGGGGACAGACTATCTTGTGACTCAGCAAAGGGCAAAACGCGGAGCACATGTGCTGGTTCAAGCAGATCTGGAGGCAAACAGGCTCCGGTGAAAAACACACCAGAGGAATGCAATAGGGGGCAAGGGGTCCATAAACAACAGAACCCCCTGCCTAAGGGGCTACAGAGGACTGATACACTCTGGGGCAGTCAAGTCAGTCAGCAGCCACTAATTCCTGAAGGTGTATCAGGAAAGGCGATAGAGACGGGGGACAGGGGAGAAGTCAAGTTTGTGGGACATTCTGGGAACATGGGGACACAGGAGATATTTAAAGCCAAGGCCCCAGTACATGTGGTGAGGGATGTGAGGAGGCTGGTGAAAAATACCTACAACCTGTCTTTCAAAAACGCAGCGGACACCATTTTGGGAAAAGAGGACAGTCTCCTGTCCTTCTATCAGCAGTCTGTGTATGACCAGGTCAGCCACAGAGAGGCCTGCGGGGTCAGAGCACCCGGGCCTAATGAAAAGCTATTAGTGAAGAAAGTGTTCCCATCGGCACCTCTGAAGGTCGTGGATACAGCTTCACTTTACACCACCCCCAAGGGATATGTAACCAAAGCCACAGCTCTCCATGAATCACAAGACAGAATTCCTAACACTGGATTTACAAATATCACACCCCAAAGCCTTGCAAAATCTATTGAGAAAAGAGGCAGCCGACCCAATATCAACCAGTCTGATAACCTGAGTAGTAAtgccaatgcaagttcaaaagAGATGCTTCGGCAGACCTGGTCTTCAGTGGAGCCCCCCAGTAAGTCTAATCAGCAATGGTGTGAAAGAACAGGCACCACCAATGAGAAACAGAAATCCCCACAAGCAACTGCCACAAATAGTTTTACTTTAGTTCCAGCATATTACTCATCAGCAGCACACGTGTACCAGCCAGAACAGTATCAGCCCTCAGTTACAATGTGTTCCAGTGCCAAGGATAGCAGCCAAAACCAGGGCCCTCCTCCCAGATCCCAGGGTCAAACTACACTCACTTGCACACCTTCCCCTGCCTGTGTACAGCTCAACACCACTGGGACTCCACAGCCACTGATGTCTCCCTTCTTCCATACACCAAACCCCATGAACTACCAGACAATTCAAACCCACGTTGGAAAGATGACTTTCATACAGGCCCCTGTCCTGATGCAGCCTCCCCCTCAAAACCAGCCAGTCCAACTGCTGAGGGGAGAAGAATTCTCACCGCCACAGCCAACAGGGAATGGAGAAAACAAAATGCCCTCCCCAGACACACAAAAACAGCAGTACCTGTGCAGCACACAGGGTTTCATGGCCCCGTTCAGCACAGAGTACAGGCAGGGCAGTGCAGGCTTAGCATATCCTGAGATAGCTGGAGGTCAGGTTTACGGACAGGGACCCCGACACATGCTGATGGACCCGGAGACGGGGAGATGTTTCTACATCGACGTTCCCCAACTTCCACCTCAGCGCAAGATGCTGTTTGATCCAGAGACCTGCCAGTACGTGGAAGTGCTGCTGCCACAGCAGACGATGCCTACAGCAGTCCTGCCACCAGCGTGTGCCATGCCCTACCACTCACTGCAATTCCCAGCCATGTACCCTCCCAAGTGCTTCTCTGTTCAGGCTCATCCACAGGAGAAGCCTCACACCTGGCTGTAAGACTGCTGCCTACCGGACTGCAACAGCAGAACACTTAACATTACGACAGGACTGTACACTGCACTGTCCAGGGGGTAAGGACTGAGGGTAAGCCGCACAAGGCTACCCAGAGATGGATCAGAGTGTCTTACATACTGTCAGGTTGAGTAAAACTTGGGTATCAGTAATAGTGACGAAAATCAGTGTCTCATCTCGGATTCACCTGAATCCGAAAATTCCTGACACAATACCCATAAAGATGATGACTACCGGGACTTCACGTTGTCAGATATTTGTGTGGGGGAGCAGAGGGCTGCTAAGGTATGCAATGTTTTCCATACCGAAAATGCATACAGTGTATTTACCTGTGGTTCTCTgaaccctcctcttctctccctattGAAACTGTGTCTTTCTGGGCAGATGCTTGATGATCTTTTACTGTAACTAAAATGGCATGTCATCTCATTTTCTAACATAAACCGTTTTTTTTGTGATGATGTTTGCCATGTCTAGTTGTGTAATATAGATAAAACAACACTTTCTtaaaacacagacaaacacaggagAAATTAAGATTTGAGTGGGTgctatttttctttttttacactgAGTGGATTATTTTGTAAGCTTTTGTTGTCTTTTACATCTCACCCTTGTTTACTTGAGGAGAGTGGCCTGAACAAGCCGAGAGGGCAGCTGTCGTCAGATTAaaaacgcatcaccaggggcagaCTGCAATGGCCACTATTGACAGAGGCCCTGACAGACAAGGTGTAATATGGATGGGAAATTCAATTCAACATCTTTCATCATGTCACAGTGAAATCAATACTGAACAGCCATAAAAACTCTGATCCTGTACTTCCTTGATAGATCAATAGACCCTCGCCTCTTGGCCTGCACTTTTTTTCTTCCAATCTGTGCAGTGTTGTTGTTCAGTCTCTCTCAGCTAATACAGTACAATTACCATGTTGACGTGACTTAGAAGCATGTGGGTTTTCTTTCTTACAGCACTTTTTGGTCAGATTGTAAATATGTTCATCGACGGCTCTCCTCTCACTAATCTGGTTTTAACATTTTATTGTAACACTTAATAATGTAAACAAACATTTAACGTAGTCAAAAAATAGGAATGTTTTAATATATTACACTTTCATTTTATATCATAACTGTTTTGCTTGACCTCCGATTGAGTTCAGATCATtagaagagagagacactatCATTACTTGTTCATTTTGTACACAAGAAAGacttaataaaatacaaaaaaacactgCTAATGTTGTTTCTGCTTCTTCAGTACAGCCTATATACAAGCATACGGTCAGTATGTGTCAATATATGGCTCTGTGTTCTTCAGCGTAGACCAATAATAGATGCAATAAAAACGTGGTGGTGAGTAAGAAAAGAGATGGTAGACCAAACCTCCAAAATAAATGGTGAGTTACGTGCTCTAGTAAATCATATTCCAGTCACAACATTGCAACATCGTGCATTTGTAAGTGTCCAAAACAATAAATAGCTGTGAAAATCACACCTCAGTATAAAAACAATCTAAAAGATTAATCATTGAACTTTTACTATACTTTGGTGCAGGCCAAGGTAATTGTTGTGTCCATGCGTACACTCTCAGTCCTCTCTCTTAATTCATGGGAAGCTGGGGCAGATGGGGAGATAGCGCAGGCAGCTGATCTTCCTAACGCAGCTCATTCCAATGGGAAAGTCATAAGTAGTATGTATGTTCGCGGAGCTTCCCACACTGCCCTCATCAGCCTTCCAGTCCaacagccctctctccttccttgtgCCTGTTTGGGCCACACACACAAGTATACatgcacaaaacacacacacccacaatgaCACATCTCAtcggcggggctgtagtggagcagattgagagcttcaagttccttggcgtccacatcaccaacaaactaacatggtccaagcacaccaat includes the following:
- the LOC139422487 gene encoding uncharacterized protein, encoding MGASNREEQTELSLRARNRKAPASCISTLTVGELQSGIPACCYSECSLATGQQHQRQRPPGSQSLPTDSHQDTWRFSLLPQKRCRSTWRLQGVLQHSGEPSTMSTKFYKADRDLAFSKHYCPQADYLDVYNSSCRSLTQPSPVSDWSEDDISLQQSSVVSANIQSTTACSETGSFECIDVAMENQGEVYRGGTKTVPKRQIQLKRRNTAESQDSDKGEVTNEAQCTPSTASHRRDMFMRQHSTPATFHQESHGMESENRTAQAERKQRLQKSMSLDETSTKTKMASCIIKSVLSKKMQCELNLQNKTEVNEGAFAPLEVQNNGKNCHQSPLAAKEINTTDMGSVDSHRQSHSIQYHQVASAKTHQKSLYKQNSVSLVSSFGGSEFQSTSTKRAEIASTLESEEIERQNPRDGALPYANRSPGDRLSCDSAKGKTRSTCAGSSRSGGKQAPVKNTPEECNRGQGVHKQQNPLPKGLQRTDTLWGSQVSQQPLIPEGVSGKAIETGDRGEVKFVGHSGNMGTQEIFKAKAPVHVVRDVRRLVKNTYNLSFKNAADTILGKEDSLLSFYQQSVYDQVSHREACGVRAPGPNEKLLVKKVFPSAPLKVVDTASLYTTPKGYVTKATALHESQDRIPNTGFTNITPQSLAKSIEKRGSRPNINQSDNLSSNANASSKEMLRQTWSSVEPPSKSNQQWCERTGTTNEKQKSPQATATNSFTLVPAYYSSAAHVYQPEQYQPSVTMCSSAKDSSQNQGPPPRSQGQTTLTCTPSPACVQLNTTGTPQPLMSPFFHTPNPMNYQTIQTHVGKMTFIQAPVLMQPPPQNQPVQLLRGEEFSPPQPTGNGENKMPSPDTQKQQYLCSTQGFMAPFSTEYRQGSAGLAYPEIAGGQVYGQGPRHMLMDPETGRCFYIDVPQLPPQRKMLFDPETCQYVEVLLPQQTMPTAVLPPACAMPYHSLQFPAMYPPKCFSVQAHPQEKPHTWL